The following coding sequences are from one Malaciobacter pacificus window:
- a CDS encoding CinA family protein produces MFNDIFNENDMLKLQELLRAHNKTITTAESCTGGLVSYMITQISGSSDIFNGAIVSYSNEIKHKELNVKEETLENFGAVSHETVNEMLKGTLEKFRADYAIAISGIAGPSGGTEKKPVGTVVIGVGGKNIDFMVSTHHFLGNRNEVQIQAAKTSLKEILNFFQKTLDK; encoded by the coding sequence ATGTTTAATGATATTTTTAATGAAAATGATATGCTAAAGCTTCAAGAGCTTCTAAGAGCACATAATAAAACAATTACAACAGCTGAATCTTGTACTGGAGGTTTAGTTTCATATATGATTACACAAATTTCTGGTTCATCTGATATATTTAATGGAGCAATTGTAAGCTACTCAAATGAAATTAAACATAAAGAATTGAATGTAAAAGAAGAAACTTTAGAAAATTTTGGAGCAGTATCACATGAAACTGTCAATGAGATGCTAAAGGGTACCCTAGAAAAATTTAGGGCTGATTATGCTATAGCTATATCAGGTATTGCAGGACCAAGTGGGGGAACTGAAAAAAAACCTGTTGGTACAGTTGTAATAGGTGTAGGAGGCAAAAATATTGATTTCATGGTATCTACACACCACTTTTTAGGTAATAGAAATGAGGTTCAAATACAAGCTGCAAAGACATCTTTGAAAGAAATTTTAAATTTTTTTCAAAAAACCCTTGACAAATAA
- a CDS encoding FAD-dependent oxidoreductase produces the protein MNEKHYEVVIVGGGISGAALFFELAKYSDVNSICLLEKYEDLATLNSKGTSNSQTIHVGDIETNYTFEKAKITKRTAKMIEKFNLMYGLEDKIMFKHQKMALGVGEKEVEFITNRYNQFKEIFPYLELWDKETLKEKEPLLVWADKERTKERPEPIVAMGTDNQYTTVDFGEMTKELVKAGKAADESKTTDVYFNSEVEEIEKIGDKFKLTTVNGTVYTADFVVVDAGAHSLFLAHKMGYGKHMGSLSMAGSFYITNDTYLNGKVYMVQNDKLPFAALHGDPDILCDGKTRFGPTALALLVLERYKGGKSFFQCLKTLNFDGNIMKIFWDLLKDSDIRNYVFKNFLFEVPGINKGLFVKDAKKIVPSLSTDDIEYAKGFGGVRPQVLNKDEQKLMLGEASITELEGIIFNMTPSPGATSCLGNAERDIKKVCEHLGKTFYEDQFLADFTDDK, from the coding sequence ATGAATGAGAAACATTATGAAGTTGTAATTGTTGGAGGTGGTATCTCTGGTGCTGCATTATTCTTCGAATTAGCAAAATATTCGGATGTAAATAGTATCTGTTTATTAGAAAAATATGAAGATTTAGCTACTTTAAACTCAAAAGGGACAAGTAACTCTCAAACAATCCACGTAGGTGATATTGAAACAAATTATACATTTGAAAAAGCAAAAATCACAAAAAGAACTGCAAAAATGATTGAAAAGTTCAACTTAATGTATGGACTTGAAGATAAAATCATGTTTAAACACCAAAAAATGGCTTTAGGTGTTGGTGAAAAAGAGGTTGAATTTATTACAAATAGATATAACCAATTTAAAGAGATTTTCCCTTACTTAGAATTATGGGATAAAGAGACTTTAAAAGAAAAAGAACCATTATTAGTATGGGCTGATAAAGAAAGAACAAAAGAAAGACCTGAACCAATTGTAGCAATGGGTACTGATAATCAATATACAACTGTTGACTTTGGTGAAATGACTAAAGAGTTAGTTAAAGCTGGTAAAGCTGCTGATGAATCAAAAACAACTGATGTGTATTTTAATTCTGAAGTTGAAGAGATTGAAAAAATTGGTGATAAATTTAAGTTAACTACAGTTAATGGTACAGTTTATACTGCAGATTTCGTAGTTGTTGATGCTGGTGCTCACTCATTATTCTTAGCTCATAAAATGGGTTACGGTAAACATATGGGATCATTATCAATGGCTGGATCATTCTACATTACTAATGATACTTACTTAAATGGTAAAGTATATATGGTACAAAATGATAAATTACCATTTGCAGCACTTCATGGAGATCCTGATATTTTATGTGATGGAAAAACTAGGTTTGGACCAACAGCATTAGCATTATTAGTTTTAGAAAGATACAAAGGTGGAAAATCATTCTTCCAATGTTTAAAAACTCTAAACTTCGATGGAAATATTATGAAAATTTTCTGGGATCTATTAAAAGATTCAGACATCAGAAACTATGTATTTAAAAACTTCTTATTTGAAGTTCCTGGTATTAACAAAGGTTTATTTGTTAAAGATGCTAAAAAAATCGTTCCTTCTTTATCTACAGATGATATTGAATATGCAAAAGGATTCGGTGGTGTTAGACCACAAGTATTAAATAAAGATGAGCAAAAATTAATGCTTGGTGAAGCATCAATTACTGAATTAGAAGGAATCATCTTTAATATGACTCCAAGTCCTGGTGCAACTTCTTGTTTAGGAAATGCAGAAAGAGACATTAAAAAAGTATGTGAACATTTAGGTAAAACATTCTACGAAGATCAATTCTTAGCAGATTTTACTGACGACAAATAA
- a CDS encoding UDP-N-acetylmuramoyl-L-alanyl-D-glutamate--2,6-diaminopimelate ligase: MQLIINNRVYTDNSNEVDENSIFVVSKQNERFKQAAIDNGCKEVVFAKDLKNHLDMSSIKVIGITGTNGKTTTAAAIYSTLLDLGYKVALQGTRGFFINETRVEEYSLTTPVQLGNFAHIQKAMDNGCQFFVMEVSSHAIEQKRIEGLEFALKIHTNITRDHLDYHKTIEEYIRVKNSFLSDETPKLINKDDPKVVCNTKNGFAYSLETPSTYKVDAYSFKNGMHVMFNHFGKHYSFSSMMMGIFNVYNLMACVAAVHITTQKPLEEICEALEGFGGVSGRMETISVDPLIIVDFAHTPDGMDEVLKSFNEKDIICIFGAGGDRDKEKRPLMGKVAAKYSKHIIVTSDNPRFEDPDMIIEDILKGIDNHPSVIVDVNRKSAIKTAIDMADKNSVVLVLGKGDEATQIIYDKKFPYNDKEEILKILGQ; this comes from the coding sequence TTGCAGCTAATCATAAATAACAGAGTATATACTGATAACTCAAATGAAGTAGATGAAAATTCAATTTTTGTTGTTTCAAAACAAAATGAAAGATTTAAACAAGCAGCTATTGATAATGGTTGTAAGGAAGTTGTTTTTGCAAAAGATTTAAAAAATCATTTAGATATGAGTTCAATTAAAGTTATTGGAATTACTGGAACAAATGGTAAAACTACAACTGCTGCTGCTATTTATTCAACTTTACTTGACTTAGGTTATAAAGTAGCCCTTCAAGGTACACGTGGTTTTTTTATAAATGAGACAAGAGTTGAAGAGTACTCTTTAACAACTCCCGTTCAACTTGGAAATTTTGCACATATTCAAAAAGCTATGGATAATGGATGTCAGTTCTTTGTAATGGAAGTTAGTTCACATGCTATTGAACAAAAAAGAATTGAAGGGCTTGAGTTTGCTTTAAAAATTCACACAAATATTACAAGAGATCACTTAGATTATCATAAAACAATAGAAGAGTATATTAGAGTTAAAAATTCTTTCTTAAGCGACGAAACACCAAAACTTATAAATAAAGATGACCCAAAAGTTGTTTGTAATACTAAAAATGGTTTTGCATACTCACTTGAAACTCCATCAACTTATAAAGTAGATGCATATTCTTTTAAAAATGGTATGCATGTGATGTTTAATCACTTTGGAAAACATTACTCTTTTTCATCAATGATGATGGGTATTTTTAATGTTTACAATCTTATGGCTTGTGTTGCTGCTGTTCATATAACAACACAAAAACCACTTGAAGAGATTTGTGAAGCCTTGGAAGGATTTGGGGGAGTTAGTGGAAGAATGGAAACTATTAGTGTTGACCCACTAATAATAGTTGATTTTGCTCACACACCTGATGGTATGGATGAGGTTTTAAAAAGTTTTAATGAAAAAGATATTATTTGTATATTTGGAGCAGGTGGGGATAGAGATAAAGAAAAACGACCTCTTATGGGAAAAGTTGCAGCAAAATATTCAAAACATATAATAGTTACTTCAGATAATCCAAGATTTGAAGACCCTGATATGATTATAGAAGATATTTTAAAAGGTATTGATAATCACCCAAGTGTAATAGTTGATGTAAATAGAAAGAGTGCTATCAAAACTGCAATTGATATGGCTGATAAAAATTCTGTAGTATTAGTTTTAGGAAAAGGTGATGAGGCTACTCAGATTATTTATGATAAAAAATTCCCTTACAATGACAAAGAAGAAATTTTAAAAATATTAGGACAGTAA
- a CDS encoding cache domain-containing protein, translated as MFKAKSLYHLIVYSIFFIVILISFFTFIIIDNAHEELQQKIETQKQDYTNSQKELLKSDILSTINFINFYHNKYKNEKNEKDIKLEVLNALYQIQHNNNINEYIFIYDYNGNLIFHPVVPDDIGKNKLHIKDKAGKSVIKELIEISQLPNGGFIDYIWFKPDVQKNIKKISYAQSYEQWGWTIGKGVYLDEIDELVKQKEEEYNQKISNYTLQISSLTIMLVLYSIFIYKNATILIVNDVKEIGKYFKESQIDDTPINQNRLMFGEFKVIANYATDAMNNIKLKTHMLEDLNKNLEFKVSEKTAELTKLIESQKSFIKNSVHEINTPLSIIQTNIDLLKMKIPNNKYITHIESGAKIIQYIYDDLSYLIKKDRVIYEKEYLDFSTILKHRLEFFEEIAISNSLYFISNIDDDIYIKFNITELQRVIDNNLSNAIKYSYAKSPIFVKLEYTKDDDVEFSVVTNSKKIEYQNKIFDDFYRENSARGGFGLGLKIVKEICDKNLVIINLESTDKETKFTYRFKINENTTS; from the coding sequence ATGTTTAAAGCTAAAAGTCTTTATCACCTAATTGTTTATAGTATTTTCTTTATTGTCATTTTAATATCATTTTTTACCTTTATTATAATAGATAATGCCCATGAAGAGTTACAGCAAAAAATAGAAACACAAAAACAAGATTACACTAATAGTCAAAAAGAGTTACTCAAAAGTGATATATTATCAACGATAAATTTTATTAACTTTTACCATAATAAATATAAAAATGAAAAAAATGAAAAAGATATTAAATTAGAAGTATTAAATGCTTTATATCAAATACAACATAATAACAATATAAATGAATATATTTTTATCTACGACTATAATGGAAATTTAATTTTTCATCCTGTTGTTCCTGATGATATAGGGAAAAATAAACTCCACATTAAAGATAAAGCAGGAAAAAGTGTTATAAAAGAATTAATAGAAATTTCACAACTTCCAAATGGTGGCTTTATTGATTACATTTGGTTTAAACCAGATGTTCAAAAAAATATTAAAAAAATCTCTTATGCTCAATCATATGAACAATGGGGCTGGACTATTGGCAAAGGTGTTTATTTAGACGAAATTGATGAGTTAGTAAAACAAAAAGAAGAAGAATACAATCAAAAAATTTCAAACTATACTTTACAAATATCTTCTTTAACAATAATGTTAGTTCTTTATTCAATTTTTATTTATAAAAATGCGACTATATTAATTGTAAACGATGTAAAGGAAATAGGAAAGTATTTTAAAGAATCACAAATTGATGACACTCCTATAAATCAAAATAGATTAATGTTTGGAGAGTTTAAAGTTATTGCAAACTATGCAACAGATGCTATGAATAATATAAAACTTAAAACACATATGCTTGAAGATTTAAATAAAAATCTTGAATTTAAAGTTAGTGAAAAAACAGCTGAACTTACAAAATTAATTGAATCACAAAAATCATTTATCAAAAATTCTGTTCATGAAATAAATACGCCATTATCAATAATTCAAACCAACATTGATCTTCTAAAAATGAAAATACCAAATAATAAATACATCACTCATATTGAATCAGGTGCAAAAATAATTCAATACATTTATGATGACTTATCTTACTTAATTAAAAAGGATAGAGTTATATATGAAAAAGAGTATTTAGACTTTAGTACTATTTTAAAACATAGACTTGAATTTTTTGAGGAAATTGCTATATCAAATTCCTTATATTTTATAAGTAATATTGATGATGATATTTATATAAAGTTTAACATAACTGAACTTCAAAGAGTTATTGATAATAACTTATCAAATGCAATTAAATATTCATATGCTAAGTCTCCTATTTTTGTCAAACTTGAATATACAAAAGATGATGATGTAGAATTTAGTGTTGTTACAAACTCAAAAAAAATAGAGTATCAAAACAAAATATTTGATGATTTCTATAGAGAAAATTCTGCACGTGGTGGATTTGGACTAGGATTAAAAATAGTAAAAGAAATATGTGATAAAAATTTAGTTATAATCAATTTAGAATCTACTGACAAAGAAACAAAATTTACTTATAGGTTTAAAATAAATGAAAATACTACTTCTTGA
- the ileS gene encoding isoleucine--tRNA ligase: MDYKESLLLPKTDFPMRGNLPQNEPKKYESWDTKKVYDRMKKNREGAPSFTLHDGPPYANGHIHIGHALNKILKDIIVKYHYFEGKSVRYVPGWDCHGLPIEQKVEEKIGTTKKKELPKSKIRELCREHASRFVDIQRDEFKKLGVIGDWENPYLTMDFKFEANIYRELCAIAKQGLLVQRSKPVYWSWAAQTALAEAEVEYEDKTSPSIYVAFKHESIDASVIIWTTTPWTLPANTGIALNGEEEYVKTSDKFIVAKKLYNQLIEKEIINGEIVDSVNPKDLENTNAINPLNGRTSKIVLGDHVEMETGTGAVHTAPGHGEDDYKVGLKYGLDVIMPVDAEGKYDETIVREKLFNDTEKYLGMHVFKANELILEELGEALLSRVDIRHSYPHCWRTHKPIIFRATKQWFISIDDEYGQENKTLRQNALDVVENLTFYPEWGRNRLKSMLDGRPDWCISRQRDWGVPIAFFRNKKTDEIIFDEKVLNFTAMIFEQKGCDAWYDLSIEELLYPGSGYNPEDLEKTMDILDVWFDSGSTQNAVLRSRNYDAGTFPADMYLEGSDQHRGWFQSSLLTTLASSEIAPYKSILTHGFTVDEKGEKMSKSKGNVVAPDKVMKQYGSEILRLWVAMSDYQSDLKISDNILKQNAELYRKIRNTSRFLLANVSDLEEIVSVDKMGPLDKWILSKAKKVFDEIEAAFSVYEFSKGLNKLNNFLVVDLSGIYLDVCKDRLYCDDKSDIHRLASQSAMALIAKKLISTLSCILTYTMDELIAYAPAFIKGDCEDIFDYSKFDLPVVESGINDALLIEAKEKFAEIKDALSKEKTIKSTLELSMYTNCEEILALGEVEASDWFLVSSVTNSKQKSDILGSFSIENFEFEVYKAQEHKCPRCWKLTSKEEDTLCSRCDEVLN; the protein is encoded by the coding sequence ATGGATTACAAAGAGAGTTTATTACTTCCAAAAACTGATTTCCCAATGAGAGGGAATCTTCCTCAAAACGAACCAAAAAAATATGAGTCATGGGATACAAAAAAAGTATATGACAGAATGAAAAAGAATAGAGAAGGCGCTCCTTCTTTTACATTGCATGATGGACCTCCATATGCAAATGGACATATTCATATCGGTCATGCTTTAAATAAAATTTTAAAAGATATTATAGTTAAGTATCACTATTTTGAAGGAAAATCAGTAAGATATGTTCCAGGTTGGGACTGTCATGGTTTACCAATTGAGCAAAAAGTTGAAGAGAAAATTGGAACTACTAAAAAAAAAGAGTTACCAAAGTCAAAAATTAGAGAGTTATGTAGAGAGCATGCTTCTAGATTTGTAGATATTCAAAGAGATGAATTTAAAAAGCTTGGAGTTATTGGGGATTGGGAAAATCCTTATTTAACTATGGATTTTAAATTTGAAGCAAATATTTATAGAGAACTTTGCGCAATTGCAAAACAAGGTTTATTAGTTCAAAGAAGTAAGCCAGTATATTGGTCATGGGCAGCACAAACTGCACTAGCTGAAGCTGAAGTTGAATATGAAGATAAAACTTCACCATCAATTTATGTTGCATTTAAGCATGAATCAATTGATGCAAGTGTAATTATCTGGACTACAACTCCTTGGACATTACCAGCAAATACTGGTATTGCTTTAAATGGAGAAGAAGAGTATGTAAAAACAAGTGACAAGTTTATTGTTGCTAAAAAACTATATAATCAATTAATCGAAAAAGAAATTATTAATGGAGAGATTGTTGATTCAGTTAATCCAAAAGATTTAGAAAATACAAATGCTATTAATCCATTAAATGGAAGAACATCTAAAATTGTTTTAGGTGACCATGTTGAAATGGAAACAGGAACAGGTGCAGTGCATACAGCACCTGGGCATGGTGAAGATGACTACAAAGTTGGTTTAAAATATGGACTTGATGTTATTATGCCAGTTGATGCTGAAGGTAAATATGATGAAACAATAGTTAGAGAAAAACTATTTAACGATACTGAAAAATATCTTGGTATGCATGTATTTAAAGCAAATGAGTTAATTTTAGAAGAGTTAGGTGAGGCACTTTTAAGTAGAGTTGATATTAGACACTCTTATCCACACTGTTGGAGAACTCATAAGCCAATTATTTTTAGAGCAACTAAGCAATGGTTTATCTCTATTGATGATGAGTATGGGCAGGAAAATAAAACTCTTAGACAAAATGCACTTGATGTAGTTGAGAATTTAACTTTCTATCCTGAATGGGGAAGAAATAGACTTAAGTCTATGTTAGATGGAAGACCTGATTGGTGTATCTCACGTCAGCGAGATTGGGGTGTGCCTATCGCATTCTTTAGAAATAAAAAGACTGATGAAATCATTTTTGATGAAAAAGTTCTTAACTTTACAGCTATGATTTTTGAACAAAAAGGTTGTGATGCTTGGTATGATTTATCAATTGAAGAGTTATTATATCCAGGAAGTGGATATAACCCAGAAGATTTAGAAAAAACTATGGATATTTTAGATGTATGGTTTGATTCAGGTTCTACTCAAAATGCTGTATTAAGAAGTAGAAACTATGATGCTGGAACATTCCCTGCTGACATGTATTTAGAAGGAAGTGACCAACATAGAGGTTGGTTCCAGTCTTCACTTTTAACTACTTTAGCATCATCTGAAATTGCACCTTATAAATCGATTTTAACACATGGATTCACTGTTGATGAAAAAGGTGAGAAAATGTCTAAATCAAAAGGAAACGTAGTTGCTCCTGATAAAGTTATGAAGCAATATGGAAGTGAAATTTTAAGACTATGGGTTGCAATGAGTGATTATCAAAGTGATTTAAAAATTTCTGATAATATCTTAAAACAAAATGCAGAGTTATATAGAAAAATCAGAAATACTTCTAGATTCTTACTTGCAAATGTTAGTGACCTTGAAGAGATTGTATCAGTAGATAAAATGGGACCATTAGATAAGTGGATATTAAGTAAAGCTAAAAAAGTATTTGATGAAATTGAAGCTGCATTTAGTGTTTATGAATTCTCTAAAGGATTAAATAAATTAAACAACTTCTTAGTAGTTGATTTATCAGGTATCTATTTAGATGTTTGTAAAGATAGATTATATTGTGATGATAAAAGTGATATTCATAGACTTGCAAGTCAAAGTGCAATGGCATTAATTGCTAAAAAGTTAATTTCTACATTGTCTTGTATATTAACATATACTATGGATGAGTTAATTGCTTATGCACCTGCATTTATTAAAGGTGATTGTGAAGATATTTTTGATTATTCAAAATTTGATCTACCTGTAGTTGAATCTGGAATAAATGATGCTTTGTTAATTGAAGCAAAAGAGAAGTTTGCTGAAATCAAAGATGCATTAAGTAAAGAAAAAACTATTAAGTCTACTTTAGAGTTAAGTATGTATACTAACTGTGAAGAGATTTTAGCTTTAGGCGAAGTAGAAGCATCAGATTGGTTCTTAGTTAGTTCAGTAACAAACAGTAAACAAAAATCTGATATATTAGGTTCGTTTAGTATTGAAAACTTTGAGTTTGAAGTTTATAAAGCACAAGAACACAAATGTCCAAGATGTTGGAAGCTAACTTCAAAAGAAGAAGACACACTTTGTTCTAGATGTGATGAAGTGTTAAATTAG
- a CDS encoding response regulator transcription factor, whose translation MKILLLEDELMLNNSITEYLKDIGHMVESFTDGQDVLDNVNNSYDLLILDINTPTKDGFEILTELNARKIYIPTIFISALIDIEDITKAYDLGCREYIKKPFHLGELGIKINQILKKEQSNTSHIRFSENYSYSKDKKTLYFNGEPQNLTKKQLDIIHILALNINMIVDFERFRIDIWDGENIDNPTIRAEISRLKKALKEDFIKNIRGLGYKIDRFYSA comes from the coding sequence ATGAAAATACTACTTCTTGAAGATGAACTAATGCTAAATAACTCTATAACAGAGTACTTAAAAGATATTGGACATATGGTTGAAAGTTTTACTGATGGCCAAGACGTATTAGATAATGTAAATAATAGCTATGATCTTTTAATTTTAGATATTAACACACCCACTAAAGATGGATTTGAAATTTTAACAGAATTAAATGCGAGAAAAATATACATCCCAACTATTTTTATTTCAGCATTAATTGACATAGAAGATATAACAAAAGCATATGACTTAGGTTGCAGAGAGTATATTAAAAAACCTTTTCATTTAGGTGAACTTGGAATTAAAATAAATCAAATATTAAAAAAAGAGCAAAGTAATACATCTCATATAAGATTTTCAGAAAACTACTCATACTCAAAAGATAAAAAAACACTCTATTTTAATGGTGAACCCCAAAACTTAACAAAAAAACAACTTGATATCATTCATATTTTGGCACTTAATATAAATATGATTGTCGACTTTGAAAGATTCAGAATTGACATATGGGATGGTGAAAATATTGATAATCCAACAATTAGAGCAGAAATTTCAAGATTAAAAAAAGCATTAAAAGAAGATTTTATAAAAAACATTAGAGGTTTAGGATATAAAATCGACAGATTTTATTCTGCTTAA
- a CDS encoding sodium:solute symporter family protein — MELQSLIYLFVGISFAVYIGIALWAKAGSTKDFYVAGGGVHPVANGMATAADWMSAASFISLAGIIAFRGSDGGAFLMGWTGGYVLLAMLLAPYLRKFGKFTVPDFVGDRYYSDTARLVAVISVIFVSFTYVAGQMRGVGIVFSRFLQVDVNTGVIIGMAVVFFYSVLGGMKGITYTQVAQYVVMIFAYMIPAIFLSLQVTDTFLPQLGIFAQTTFEFDTGVQTIKEGTFLLHALDTAVSDLGFNEYTQPGNLWNTFMLTTALMLGTAGLPHVIVRFFTVPTVKDARISAGWALVFIAIMYTTISSVASFSRINLIKNLQNTEYKAFVNGELSHKDGTPNDGNWFKTWENGGLLAWNDRNGDGKIQYAAGAAFEGKGGKPVFDGDNRAEDGHRLTTNGKPAENTGKIENELYVDRDIMVLANPEIANLPNWVIAFIAAGGLAAALSTAAGLLLVIASAISHDLMGQVIFKDKETGKSTLNEKTELMWARVSAVAAICVAGYLGINPPGFVAQVVALAFGIAAAAFFPTIILGVFDKRMNKEGAIAGILVGLVSTVAYAIYFIWGGGKPEDYFMGIAPAAFGTIGTILHLVVAFVVSRMTPEPPQEIQDLVEKIRIPSGAGEAHDH, encoded by the coding sequence ATGGAATTACAATCATTAATTTATCTATTCGTAGGTATTTCATTCGCAGTTTATATTGGTATTGCTTTATGGGCAAAAGCAGGGTCTACTAAGGACTTCTATGTTGCAGGTGGTGGAGTTCACCCAGTTGCAAATGGTATGGCAACAGCAGCAGACTGGATGTCAGCAGCTTCATTTATCTCATTAGCAGGTATTATTGCATTTAGAGGTTCTGATGGTGGTGCATTCTTAATGGGATGGACTGGTGGATATGTTCTACTAGCTATGTTATTAGCTCCTTATTTAAGAAAATTTGGTAAATTTACAGTTCCTGATTTCGTTGGTGACAGATACTACTCTGATACAGCTAGATTAGTTGCAGTTATTTCAGTTATCTTCGTTTCGTTCACATATGTTGCTGGACAAATGAGAGGTGTTGGTATCGTATTCTCAAGATTCTTACAAGTTGATGTAAACACAGGTGTTATCATTGGTATGGCAGTTGTATTCTTCTACTCAGTTCTTGGTGGAATGAAAGGTATTACATATACTCAAGTTGCTCAATATGTTGTTATGATTTTCGCTTACATGATTCCAGCGATTTTCTTATCATTACAAGTTACTGATACATTCTTACCTCAATTAGGTATTTTTGCGCAAACAACTTTTGAATTTGATACTGGTGTTCAAACAATTAAAGAAGGTACCTTCTTACTGCATGCACTTGATACAGCTGTATCTGATTTAGGTTTTAATGAGTATACTCAACCAGGTAACTTATGGAATACATTTATGTTAACTACAGCATTAATGTTAGGTACTGCTGGACTTCCTCACGTTATTGTTAGATTCTTTACAGTTCCAACTGTTAAAGATGCTAGAATTTCTGCTGGATGGGCGTTAGTATTTATTGCGATTATGTATACAACTATTTCTTCAGTTGCATCATTCTCAAGAATTAACTTAATTAAAAACTTACAAAACACTGAATATAAAGCGTTTGTAAATGGTGAGTTAAGTCATAAAGATGGTACTCCAAACGATGGTAACTGGTTCAAAACTTGGGAAAATGGTGGACTATTAGCATGGAATGATAGAAATGGTGATGGTAAAATTCAATATGCTGCTGGTGCTGCATTTGAAGGAAAAGGTGGAAAACCTGTATTTGATGGTGATAACAGAGCAGAAGATGGTCACAGATTAACTACTAATGGTAAACCAGCTGAAAATACTGGAAAAATTGAAAATGAGTTATACGTTGATAGAGATATCATGGTACTTGCAAATCCTGAGATTGCAAACTTACCAAACTGGGTTATCGCGTTTATTGCAGCTGGTGGATTAGCAGCAGCATTATCAACAGCAGCAGGTTTATTACTTGTAATTGCTTCAGCGATTTCACATGACTTAATGGGTCAAGTTATCTTTAAAGACAAAGAGACTGGTAAATCTACATTAAATGAGAAAACTGAGTTAATGTGGGCAAGAGTTTCAGCAGTAGCTGCTATTTGTGTTGCTGGTTACTTAGGAATCAACCCTCCAGGATTCGTTGCACAAGTTGTTGCATTAGCATTCGGTATTGCTGCAGCTGCATTCTTCCCAACAATTATCCTTGGGGTATTTGATAAGAGAATGAATAAAGAAGGTGCGATTGCTGGTATTCTTGTTGGTCTTGTATCAACTGTTGCTTATGCTATCTACTTCATCTGGGGTGGTGGTAAACCTGAAGATTACTTCATGGGAATTGCTCCTGCAGCATTCGGTACAATTGGTACAATCCTACACTTAGTAGTAGCATTCGTTGTATCTAGAATGACTCCAGAACCTCCACAAGAGATTCAAGATCTTGTAGAAAAAATTAGAATTCCTTCGGGAGCTGGTGAGGCACACGATCACTAG
- a CDS encoding NifU family protein — translation MMPFTDEDLQAPVSSIIKEKIAPMLARDGGAIELLDIKNARVFVQLQGACVGCSASSSTLKFVVEKELKAAIHPELEIVNVPHGMEDKLQEL, via the coding sequence ATGATGCCATTTACTGATGAAGATTTACAAGCACCAGTTAGTTCAATAATAAAAGAAAAAATTGCTCCAATGCTAGCAAGAGATGGTGGAGCTATTGAGTTATTAGATATCAAAAACGCTAGGGTTTTTGTTCAATTGCAAGGTGCATGTGTAGGATGTAGTGCTAGTAGTAGTACACTCAAATTTGTTGTGGAAAAAGAACTAAAAGCAGCAATTCATCCAGAATTAGAGATTGTAAATGTACCACATGGTATGGAAGATAAACTACAGGAGCTTTAA
- a CDS encoding DUF4212 domain-containing protein has protein sequence MSPEKAQAYWKENIAMILKLLVVWFVVSFGCGILFINELNAIEISGVKLGYWFAQQGAIYVFVILIFVYVKAMTGIDEKYGVHE, from the coding sequence ATGAGTCCAGAAAAAGCACAAGCATACTGGAAAGAAAATATTGCAATGATTCTTAAACTACTTGTAGTTTGGTTTGTTGTTTCTTTCGGTTGTGGGATATTATTCATAAATGAGCTTAACGCTATTGAAATCAGTGGTGTTAAATTAGGTTACTGGTTTGCACAACAAGGTGCAATTTATGTATTCGTTATCTTAATTTTTGTTTACGTTAAAGCAATGACAGGTATTGACGAAAAATACGGCGTTCACGAGTAG